The following DNA comes from Microbacterium foliorum.
GAGCGGAGAGGTCGGCGAGTTCCCGCGCGAGCGGCGTATCCATCCCGAAAGAGTCCTTCGGTGATGCCTTTTCGGGCTGTTTCACGTGAAACATCCACTCCTTTCGGGGCCGTCCTCCACTCTAATCGCTGCGACGGACCTTGCCGTGTCAGAGGTGGGCTCCGTCGCTCGGATCGTTGGGGACAGCGAGGCTGCTAGGTGGCATCAGGACCCCAGAATCAGCGGTTCCGCGGTGACTCCCACGCCAAGACGGACCCGTTCAGCGGAGCAGCTCTTCAACCCGATCGACGATGTGAGGGAGTGGCTGCGTGGCGTCTATCTCGACCGTCGCTGTCGCACGAAGCAGCGGCTCAACCAACGCGTGATTCGACCTGATCTCTTCGCGGTCGTCCGGAGTCGACCCGTAGGGATTCGTGGTTCGTTGGCGCACCCGATCGAGCAGTACTGAGACGGGCGCCGACAACAGAACCACGTGGTCGAAGCGATCGTAGAAGTCGCCCTGATTCTCGACGGTGCCGGAGACCACCAGCTCAGTGCTCTCCCCGAGAAGGGCGCCCATCAGCATGTCATCCCATCGCCCCGAGTCCGTCGTCCACGGGCCGTAGTCCGTATCGACCGTCGGGTAACCCCGCTCCCCCAACTCACGAAGAACGCTCGACTTGCCTACCCCTGACATCCCGGTGATGAGCAAGCGAACCATCCCCTCACAATATCGATGTTTCACGTGGAACTGACCGGCTGATAGCGCGCCAGTCTGCGGACCCGGCCGATCGATGGTCATGCGAAGCGCGGGCTTCGTGCGCTCGGTGCTGAGCACCTCCCGGTACCGAGCTGCTGAGCTCGTGTGCGGCGCAAAGGAGCATCAGTCGTCCCAGCTCGCCGGGTGCGGGCTTCTGCTGAGCCGCGGCGCTTTCGGTTCTCACCGCTGCTCCTCAGCGCCTCGAGTGCCCATCGGCCGCGCACTGGAGTGTCAGTACTGCCTTTCGCCGACGCTGATTGTGCTGGGTCGAAGGCGTTTCCCCGGGGGTGTGTTTCACGTGAAACGTTCCGCGGTTCGCTGCCGCACACAAGGGACACCGCGGGATTGCGGTGCTCGCCACCGCGGCAATCCTCATCTCCCCCTCATCTCCTCCTTGCCAACCAGGGGACATCTCCACACCCCCCCGGGCATCATCTGGGACCTGTAGCGGTGTTGTGCAGTCCAGCGCGTGTCCCCCTCCTGTCTCATGTCAACAACGCACGCTCAAGGTCTCCGCGTTCTCGAACTGCAGCGGACTCCGCCTATCGTCGCGGTCGCATCACACGCCGCTCCCGGCAGCCCGACGTAGAAGAATCGCGAGCGCGTTTCGCTACCGAGACTGGCGTTCGCGGGCGCGCGTGACTCAGGTCGAATGCGTATCGGTACGGCGGTTTCACGTGAAACACCCGTCTACGGTGACCGCGCGCACAAGACAACTCGGGCTCCCGGGTATAGGCCCCCGCCGAGGAGAGCCTGCCCGCTAGTGCACCCCAGCACCAGAACTCACAGGCGGCGTCACCCAGGTTGCAGGGCCGCAGGGTGTCCGGCTCGATCGCCTAGCGGCTCGCCTGGGCCCACAACCGCTGGACGGTGCGACACGCCACTCGACTGCATACCTGCAGCTCCGGGCCACGCCGGTCCGCAGTGGGCCAAGACCACGCCGACTACCGTGTGCTGCGGGCTGGGTGATCCCCCGCGCGCTCCCCCGGATGCTCGCAAGGGGTGTCCCGGGCAAGCAGACCACGGTTCGGCCGTCGCACATGCCGCACCCACCCTCAGGGAAGCCCATTCAATCGCCCCACAGAGTGCCGCGCAGATCGCTGACGAAGCGGAGGTATCTCCGCAACAGCTCCGACATCACACCAAAATCGGGTCCGCCCCGCATCGAAAGGGCAGCTTCTGCCCGTCATCCAAGCGGCACATGGAGCATCCGCCCCTTGGGACATCAGCTCATACACCCGTATCGGTGCCTCGCTAGCCCGGCCCACGGTACGTCAGTGACGTTCTGACCCTCGTTCCCAGGCAGATCGATCGCATCGTGGACAGGGCTCCCATGTTTCACGTGAAACAGTAGTCCGAGCCTCATGTGGCTGAACCTCACTTTGATTGAGGCCACGGTTCAGCGCGCGGTTTCCCTTTGCCGAAGTCGCACTCCGAATGAAGGCTCGCTCCCCCAACCCCGCCGACTCACGGCGACGACCTGCGACCGGCACTACGGGTTCACTACTCGCATGAGGTGCCCTCGCTGAGATCCGTCCGCGGATGCAGTCACTCGTGCGCAGGTCGCCAGACCCTTCGCCAGGCTGGCGCACCGCACCCAACACCGACACCGACGCCGACACCGACACCGACACCGATGCCGGGACCGACACCGAGACCGATACCGAGACCAATCCCGAAACTGCGGCCGGCGCCAGCCTCGGTCCAGGTCCACGCAGCAGCGCTACCGCTGAGCTCAGGTGCGTTCTATAGCCGCCACCACCGCGCTCGAGACTCGCGTTTCACGTGAAACATAGGCACGAGATATGGTTGCGAGACCCTGGGCCAAGGCCCGTCGACCTCCTACCGCAGACCCTCATCGCGTCTCCTTCTCGGACATGAGTTGGATGCCGATGAACCTGCCGATGCATGGGTGACGGTGTGTTACACGTGAAACACACCCCCCTGTCGTATCGGTTGTACTCTCACTCCCAGCGCAGCGCGCTCATCGGGGCCACCTCACCGGATGAGCTCGTATCCGAGTGGTGGAGTCTCAATCCCGGCGCCAAGGCGACCCGATGAATAGATCCCCCACCTGAGACGGGATCCCCATGCACGAGCACGACAGCGGCGGAATCGAGCCGCGGTCGTGCGTACGCACGAAGGGAGGAAAGGGAAGACATCGACCAGCCTCCGTGACGTGGGGTGTGCGAGCACCGCGTCGCCGCTGCTGGGCGCCCAGTCCTTGCAGCAGTGGTCGGCGTAGCAAGGCAATCTCTAGACACCTAGCCCCCCACCACAGCGCTGGCTGTCGGCATAGGTCAGATGCCCACCCTATTCACCGCCATCCGGCCGCACCGTAGATGTCTATCAGTGCAAGCCCCTACTCAGCCGGCCAGCCGACGCATCCTCTCTCTTCCCTGACTGGTCCCCGGACAGCACTCCCATGCGCGGCAGCCAGTACAGATGTTTCACGTGAAACAACAAGTCGGCGGAGTAGCCGATCGCCGTAGATCCCCGATGACGACGACGACAAGCGGCTGCAGTAGGTCACTCGTCACTCGTGTTCGCGCAGCAACGCTCTCCCCTACCCAAGACGGTCGCTTGCTACGCATGCAAGAGCCGATGTGCTGCCCATGCCCATCAATGGACTCAGGGCCGACCCACGCAGCATCATCCGCAGCGCGAAGAGCTATGAGGAACTCACGTTCCTCAGACAGCAGCTATCGAACGACAGCCCGCACTACTCGCGTCGTCTCAGGGAGCACGTTCTCCCCGAGCCTCTCTACTCGGACGTGAGAGAGGCGGAACTTCTTGATCTGCTTCTGCGCCGCGTCGATCTCGTTGTCGGCATTCATCCCCTTGAGCAGGATGAGCTCACCACC
Coding sequences within:
- a CDS encoding AAA family ATPase — encoded protein: MVRLLITGMSGVGKSSVLRELGERGYPTVDTDYGPWTTDSGRWDDMLMGALLGESTELVVSGTVENQGDFYDRFDHVVLLSAPVSVLLDRVRQRTTNPYGSTPDDREEIRSNHALVEPLLRATATVEIDATQPLPHIVDRVEELLR